The DNA window AGGCTTACACTGACCTGCAATGCCTGATCATTGCACAGGTCAATAAATTCAGCACGGAGAAACTGACGGCCACCCAGTTTCTGATACTGGATGTTATCATAAAGCAAGGAGACCGGACCACCAGCCAGCTGGCTGATTATTTCCGTATCACAGCCCCGGCCATCTCCCGGCAGATCAGGAAACTAATGAGTGATGGGTTAGTCATACAGAAGCGGGATGATACAGACCGCAGAAGTTATTTTAACAGTATCACGCCTAAAGGCAGGAAACTGGTGAATGAGGCTGGTAAACTCAGGAAGACCATGACCACGGAAATAAGCAGGATACTGACGGCAGAAGACCGGAAAACATTTATAAGACTCTGTCATCATATCACTTCCCGGATATCTATCGGGAAGTCTTAACAGATCAGTGAAGGCAATAAACATACAGGCCTTACCCTGGCGGGTAAGCGCATGGCTGTTCCGTCATCTGAAAATGGACTAAACCTCCCCTTTGGTGATCTTTCTGAACACGATTATTCTTCGTGTCACAAAGCCCATATGTTCATACAATCGAATAGCCCGTTCATTTGCAACTGACACATGCAACATGGAGGT is part of the Chitinophaga flava genome and encodes:
- a CDS encoding MarR family winged helix-turn-helix transcriptional regulator; protein product: MSTEAEQFEQAYTDLQCLIIAQVNKFSTEKLTATQFLILDVIIKQGDRTTSQLADYFRITAPAISRQIRKLMSDGLVIQKRDDTDRRSYFNSITPKGRKLVNEAGKLRKTMTTEISRILTAEDRKTFIRLCHHITSRISIGKS